A DNA window from Vigna angularis cultivar LongXiaoDou No.4 chromosome 1, ASM1680809v1, whole genome shotgun sequence contains the following coding sequences:
- the LOC108341649 gene encoding putative MO25-like protein At5g47540, with amino-acid sequence MKSLFKSKPRTPSDIVRHTRDLLRLTNRDDDKTAELTKNLREMKSILYGNSESEPVPEACAQLTQEFFKENTLRLLIQCLPKLNLEARKDATQIVANLQRQQVQSKLIASDYLETNLDLMDVLISGYENMDMALHYGAMLRECIRHQIVAKYVLDSPHMKKFFDYIQLPNFDIAADAGATFKELLMRHKSTVAEFLSKNYEWFFDEYNSKLLESSNYITRRQAVKVLGDMLLDRSNSAVMTQYVSSRDNLRILMNLLRESSKSIQIEAFHVFKLFVANQKKPADIISILVANRSKLLRLLGDLKIAKEDEQFEADKAQVIREIAALEPRDIA; translated from the exons ATGAAGAGCCTCTTCAAGTCCAAGCCCCGCACTCCCTCCGACATCGTTCGCCATACTCGAGATCTTCTCCGCCTCACCAACCGCGATGACGACAAG ACGGCCGAACTCACCAAAAACCTCCGGGAGATGAAGTCAATTCTCTATGGAAACAGCGAATCCGAACCGGTCCCCGAGGCTTGTGCGCAGCTCACTCAGGAATTCTTCAAGGAAAACACCTTGCGTCTCCTTATCCAATGTCTTCCCAAGTTAAACTTGGAG gCTCGGAAGGATGCCACTCAAATTGTTGCGAATTTACAGAGGCAGCAGGTTCAGTCTAAGCTCATCGCGTCCGATTACTTGGAGACAAATTTGGATCTCATGGATGTGTTGATATCTGG CTATGAAAACATGGACATGGCTTTACACTACGGTGCGATGTTGAGAGAGTGTATAAGACACCAGATTGTTGCTAA ATATGTTCTGGACTCACCTCATATGAAGAAGTTTTTTGACTACATTCAACTTCCAAATTTTGACATAGCTGCAGATGCTGGAGCTACTTTTAAG GAGCTCTTGATGAGGCATAAATCTACAGTTGCCGAATTCCTTTCCAAGAATTATGAATGG TTTTTTGATGAATATAACTCCAAGCTGTTGGAATCTTCCAATTATATTACAAGGCGTCAAGCTGTCAAG GTGCTGGGAGATATGTTACTTGATCGCTCAAATTCAGCTGTAATGACACAATATGTCAGCTCACGAGACAACCTAAGGATTTTAATGAATCTTCTACGA GAGTCAAGCAAGAGCATACAGATTGAAGCATTTCATGTTTTCAAG CTTTTTGTTGCTAACCAAAAGAAACCAGCAGATATCATCAGCATACTTGTTGCAAACAGAAGCAAGCTTCTTAGACTTTTGGGTGACTTAAAAATAGCTAAAG AGGATGAACAGTTTGAAGCTGACAAAGCTCAAGTTATAAGAGAAATTGCAGCTCTTGAACCGAGAGATATTGCTTGA
- the LOC108323230 gene encoding F-box protein CPR1, with protein MANLPVEVITEILSRLPVKSVLRLRSTCKWWRSLIDTTHFILFHLSKSHTTLILRHRSHLYTVDLQSLEKPLEITHPLMCYSNSIKVLGSCNGLICISNVADDIALWNPHLRKHRILPADRFNRPDSSLFAARVHGFGHDAASNDYKLVSITYFVDLHNRTFDSQVQLYTLKSDAWKNLPSMPYALCCARTMGVLVGGALHWVVTRKLEPDQPDLIVAFDLTRESFREVELPATVKGNFDMEVALLGGCLCLVENRGSGFDFWVMRVYGSSDSWEKLFTITQDHLHIGLPKLQSVRPLLIDGDRVLLEQNRSKLCWYNLSSGDVSFVKIPGIGNSIEGTVCAGSLLPPTLLNLRDESEMHELGHQKNRKKRDDFLSKGFKLTL; from the exons ATGGCAAATCTTCCGGTGGAAGTAATCACCGAAATCCTGTCCCGTCTGCCGGTGAAGTCAGTGCTGCGGCTCCGCTCCACCTGTAAGTGGTGGCGCTCCCTCATCGACACCACCCACTTCATCCTATTCCACCTCAGCAAATCCCACACCACCCTCATTCTCCGTCACCGCTCCCACCTCTACACCGTCGACCTTCAATCCCTCGAGAAACCCCTCGAAATCACTCACCCTCTCATGTGCTACAGCAACAGCATCAAGGTTCTCGGTTCCTGCAACGGCCTCATCTGTATCTCCAACGTCGCCGACGACATCGCCCTCTGGAACCCTCACCTCCGCAAGCACCGGATTCTCCCCGCTGACCGCTTCAACCGCCCGGACTCCTCCCTCTTCGCAGCCCGCGTCCACGGCTTCGGCCACGATGCCGCCTCCAATGACTACAAGCTCGTCAGCATTACTTACTTTGTCGATCTCCACAACCGCACCTTCGATTCCCAGGTCCAACTCTACACACTCAAATCCGACGCCTGGAAAAATCTCCCTAGCATGCCCTACGCCCTCTGCTGCGCGCGGACCATGGGCGTCTTGGTCGGCGGTGCCCTTCACTGGGTCGTCACTCGCAAACTCGAACCTGACCAACCCGATCTCATAGTCGCCTTTGACCTCACGCGCGAGAGCTTTCGTGAAGTTGAGCTCCCTGCAACCGTGAAGGGAAATTTCGATATGGAGGTGGCTCTGTTGGGAGGGTGTCTGTGCCTGGTGGAGAATAGGGGAAGCGGATTTGACTTCTGGGTTATGAGAGTGTACGGATCCTCAGATTCGTGGGAGAAACTGTTTACCATAACGCAGGACCATCTTCACATTGGATTGCCAAAATTACAATCTGTGAGGCCTTTGCTTATAGACGGAGACAGGGTTTTGCTTGAACAGAACCGTAGTAAGCTCTGTTGGTATAACCTCAGTAGTGGCGATGTGAGTTTCGTTAAAATACCCGGAATCGGAAACTCCATCGAAGGCACAGTTTGCGCTGGAAGCCTTCTCCCACCCACTCTACTGAACCTCCGTGACGAGAGCGAGATGCACGAACTGGGCCACCAGAAGAATAGGAAGAAAAG GGATGACTTCCTGTCTAAGGGGTTCAAATTGACGTTGTGA
- the LOC108344234 gene encoding U-box domain-containing protein 4, translating into MVSAENDSHSTSDQATHNHSSVSDKAHRSIGKSMRTVRSKLFRRDHATCVSDSLTDSLMELASRNSKSVKSSVTEEQLLELSQALSDFSACSSDISGELQRLATVSSYEPAVDGDREPEPEPEPCLGFLQRESFSTEIIESISPEDLQPTVKICVDGLHSPSVAVKRSAAAKLRLLAKNRADNRALIGESGAVPALVPLLRCSDPWTQEHAVTALLNLSLLEENKALITNAGAVKSLIYVLKTGTETSKQNAACALMSLALVEENKISIGACGAIPPLVSLLLNGSHRGKKDALTTLYKLCSVRQNKERAVSAGAVKPLVELVAEEGSGMADKAMVVLNSLAGIEEGKEAIVEEGGIAALVEAIEDGSVKGKEFAVLTLVQLCAHSVNNRGLLVREGGIPPLVALSQNGSVRAKHKAETLLGYLRESRHEASCSSP; encoded by the coding sequence ATGGTTTCTGCGGAGAATGATTCGCATTCCACTTCCGATCAAGCTACTCATAATCATTCCTCCGTTTCCGACAAAGCTCACAGAAGCATCGGCAAGTCCATGCGAACCGTGCGCTCCAAATTATTCCGACGCGACCACGCCACGTGCGTCTCCGATAGCCTAACCGATTCGCTCATGGAACTCGCCTCGCGAAACTCAAAGTCAGTTAAATCTTCCGTTACGGAGGAGCAACTTCTCGAGCTCTCTCAAGCTTTGAGCGATTTCTCTGCCTGCAGCAGCGATATCTCTGGAGAGCTCCAGAGGCTCGCCACCGTCTCCTCCTACGAACCTGCAGTTGACGGGGATCGCGAGCCCGAACCTGAGCCGGAGCCTTGCCTAGGGTTTCTCCAACGGGAGAGTTTCTCCACGGAGATAATCGAGAGTATCTCGCCGGAGGATCTTCAGCCCACGGTGAAGATCTGCGTCGACGGACTGCATTCTCCGTCGGTGGCGGTGAAGCGATCGGCGGCGGCGAAGCTGAGGCTGTTGGCGAAGAACAGAGCGGACAACCGCGCTCTGATTGGCGAGTCCGGTGCGGTGCCTGCTCTTGTTCCGTTGCTCCGGTGCAGCGATCCGTGGACGCAGGAGCACGCGGTCACGGCGTTGCTGAATCTGTCTCTTCTGGAGGAGAACAAGGCGCTGATAACGAATGCCGGTGCGGTGAAGTCGCTGATTTACGTGCTTAAAACAGGGACGGAAACTTCGAAGCAGAACGCGGCTTGCGCGCTGATGAGTCTTGCCTTGGTGGAGGAGAACAAGATCTCGATCGGTGCTTGCGGGGCAATACCGCCGCTGGTTTCGCTGCTACTGAATGGCTCCCACAGAGGGAAGAAGGACGCACTGACGACGCTGTATAAGCTGTGCTCGGTGCGGCAGAACAAAGAGAGGGCGGTGAGCGCGGGGGCAGTGAAGCCGCTGGTGGAGCTGGTGGCGGAGGAAGGGAGCGGGATGGCGGACAAGGCGATGGTGGTGCTAAACAGCTTGGCGGGGATTGAGGAGGGAAAAGAGGCGATCGTGGAAGAAGGTGGTATTGCTGCGCTTGTGGAGGCGATCGAAGATGGGTCGGTGAAGGGGAAGGAGTTCGCTGTTCTGACTCTTGTTCAGCTCTGTGCTCACAGCGTTAATAACAGAGGCTTGCTTGTGAGAGAGGGCGGGATTCCTCCTCTCGTTGCTCTTTCTCAGAACGGCTCTGTTCGAGCTAAGCAC
- the LOC108339167 gene encoding cysteine proteinase inhibitor 1, with product MKPLQCLILLMFVLFASAVARKDNMSGGWSPITNINDPHVKEIADYAVTEYVKRSGHKLKLEKVLKGEIQVVAGLNYRLTLAAADGSSSNNYEAIVWEKAWQHFRNLTSFTPVRV from the coding sequence ATGAAACCTCTCCAGTGCCTTATTCTTCTGATGTTTGTTCTCTTTGCTTCTGCGGTTGCAAGGAAGGACAATATGAGCGGAGGGTGGAGTCCCATCACGAACATCAACGATCCTCACGTAAAGGAGATAGCAGATTACGCGGTTACGGAGTATGTTAAGCGATCGGGTCATAAATTGAAGTTGGAGAAGGTATTGAAGGGCGAGATTCAGGTAGTTGCAGGGCTCAACTACCGCCTTACCCTAGCGGCCGCCGACGGTTCTTCTTCCAACAACTACGAAGCAATTGTGTGGGAGAAAGCGTGGCAGCATTTCAGGAACCTCACTTCCTTTACCCCTGTACGTGTTTAA
- the LOC108332122 gene encoding inositol-phosphate phosphatase: MGDSDSLSQFLASAVDAAHKAGEIIRKGFYQTKNVHHKGQVDLVTETDKACEDLIFNHLKQLYPSHKFIGEETTAAGGNAELTDEPTWIVDPLDGTTNFVHGFPFVCVSIGLTIRKIPTVGVVYNPIINELFTGIHGKGAFLNGNPIKVSSQTELISALLATEVGTKRDNLTVDACTNRINSLLFKVRSLRMTGSCALNLCGIACGRLDVCFELGFGGPWDVAGGAVIVREAGGVLFDPSGADFDITSQRVAASNPFLKDALVDVVRQNL; the protein is encoded by the exons ATGGGTGACAGTG ATTCGCTCTCCCAATTTCTCGCATCTGCGGTCGATGCTGCTCACAAGGCCGGTGAG ATTATTCGGAAAGGTTTCTATCAGACCAAGAACGTGCATCACAAAGGACAG GTTGATTTGGTCACTGAAACTGATAAAGCATGTGAAGATCTCATATTTAATCATCTCAAGCAACTTTACCCCTCTCACAAG tTCATCGGGGAAGAAACCACAGCTGCTGGTGGCAATGCGGAACTGACTGACGAACCCACGTGGATAGTTGATCCTCTCGATGGAACTACTAATTTTGTTCATGG GTTCCCTTTTGTTTGTGTATCCATCGGTCTTACAATTCGAAAAATTCCTACAGTTGGTGTTGTTTACAATCCTATCATTAATGAG CTTTTCACTGGAATCCATGGTAAAGGTGCTTTTCTGAACGGGAACCCTATAAAAG TATCATCACAAACTGAACTAATAAGCGCGCTTCTTGCCACGGAG GTTGGAACAAAACGTGACAATTTAACGGTAGATGCCTGTACAAATAGGATTAATAGCTTGCTTTTCAAG GTGAGATCACTCCGAATGACTGGCTCCTGTGCTTTAAACCTATGCGGAATTGCATGTGGAAGGCTGGATGTATGCTTTGAACTAGGCTTTGGAGGTCCTTG GGATGTGGCAGGCGGTGCTGTCATTGTTAGAGAAGCTGGAGGTGTTTTATTTGATCC GTCTGGGGCTGATTTTGACATCACATCTCAGCGAGTAGCAGCTTCCAACCCTTTCTTGAAGGATGCTCTTGTTGATGTTGTGCGCCAAAACCTGTGA
- the LOC108331992 gene encoding cytochrome b561 and DOMON domain-containing protein At5g47530 has translation MFMGNMLRMVLALCVLSSVVVTSSAQTCRNQTFSNRLFTTCRDLPQLTAYLHWTYDQGSGKLEIAFVHAGITSTNRWVAWAINPRNTLDPAMIGAQALVAIPQSNGGPRVYTSSIASTSTQLEESEISYPVSGLSATYVNNEVTIFATLTLPNDTTSLVHVWQDGSVSGSTPQEHSHETSHQNSKETLNLLSGSSTQVTGNSRQRRRNTHGVINAVSWGILMPTGAIIARYLKVFKSADPAWFYLHITCQASAYIVGISGFGTGLKLGSDSEGVEYDTHRAIAIVLVCLGTLQVFALFLRPNKDHKFRVYWNAYHYLVGYATISLSIANVFKGFDTLENYVGDRYNDWKHAYIGIIGALGGIAVFLEVITWIIVLKRRKSENKLPHGENGVNGYGSRP, from the exons ATGTTCATGGGCAACATGTTGAGGATGGTGTTGGCTTTGTGTGTTCTGAGCAGCGTGGTTGTGACATCCTCGGCTCAGACGTGTAGAAACCAAACATTCTCTAACAGGTTGTTCACCACATGTCGTGATCTTCCACAGTTGACAGCTTACCTGCACTGGACGTACGACCAGGGGAGTGGGAAGTTGGAGATAGCATTCGTGCACGCGGGAATCACCTCGACAAACAGGTGGGTGGCGTGGGCCATCAATCCCAGGAACACTCTGGACCCGGCCATGATTGGAGCCCAGGCACTGGTGGCCATTCCTCAGTCGAATGGAGGTCCAAGGGTATATACTTCATCCATAGCGAGCACCAGCACGCAGTTGGAAGAGAGTGAAATCAGTTATCCGGTGTCGGGGTTGAGTGCCACCTACGTGAACAACGAGGTAACCATTTTCGCCACTCTCACACTTCCCAACGACACCACCTCCTTGGTCCACGTCTGGCAAGATGGATCTGTCTCTGGCAGTACCCCTCAAGAGCATAGCCACGAGACTTCCCACCAAAACTCCAAGGAAACGTTGAATCTTCTTTCCGGTTCCTCCACTCAGGTGACAGGGAATTCACGCCAGAGAAGAAGAAAC ACACATGGAGTGATAAATGCGGTGAGCTGGGGCATACTGATGCCAACGGGTGCCATAATCGCAAGGTACTTGAAGGTGTTCAAATCTGCTGACCCGGCTTGGTTTTATCTTCACATCACTTGCCAAGCCTCTGCCTACATAGTTGGTATTTCCGGATTCGGAACCGGTCTCAAACTCGGCAGTGACTCCGAGGGTGTCGAATACGACACTCACAGAGCGATTGCTATTGTCCTCGTTTGCTTAGGAACCCTTCAG GTGTTTGCATTGTTCTTGAGGCCGAACAAGGACCATAAATTCAGAGTGTACTGGAATGCCTACCACTACTTGGTGGGATACGCCACCATATCCCTCAGCATCGCCAACGTTTTCAAAGGGTTCGACACCTTGGAGAATTACGTAGGGGATCGCTACAATGACTGGAAGCATGCGTACATTGGCATTATTGGAGCATTGGGTGGCATTGCTGTGTTTTTGGAAGTTATCACATGGATCATAGTGTTGAAGAGGAGAAAGTCAGAGAACAAGTTGCCACACGGAGAAAATGGTGTTAACGGGTATGGTTCTAGGCCATAG